One Miscanthus floridulus cultivar M001 chromosome 11, ASM1932011v1, whole genome shotgun sequence DNA window includes the following coding sequences:
- the LOC136494093 gene encoding uncharacterized protein, translating to MFLADKYGSLLPSLHQHHSKPSRRRSQQQQQQKGEADRFGAALAARLRGLLPLPASPLAALARVADLLALTLADAGPALAGAGEADATAVAAHLDAGVALLDACNAIAARLDRLRRRRLLARLALHLLLSSSSSPSGSGRVRARAVLSDRGDHPAASPSPLAPLPSLPFEQPRGRLSAAARVLAAVDAVSSLAAAAAAAILVGGPTAFPRVSGGGNLPWAEPFNAVSGQLAALEGAVDEAVRRLASALDAGTDDEAAVRAAAQEVERRTEEIAPRLDRLSDAVGGVFRSALGLRNAELGCFMVGPAGKPCSK from the coding sequence ATGTTCCTCGCCGACAAGTACGGCTCGCTGCTGCCCTCCCTCCACCAGCACCACTCCAAGCCGAGCCGCCGCCggagccagcagcagcagcagcagaagggGGAGGCGGACCGGTTCGGCGCGGCGCTGGCCGCGCGCCTCCGGGgcctgctgccgctgccggccTCCCCGCTCGCGGCGCTCGCGCGTGTGGCCGACCTCCTCGCGCTCACGCTCGCGGACGCGGGCCCCGcgctcgccggcgccggcgaggccGACGCGACCGCCGTCGCCGCCCACCTCGACGCCGGCGTCGCGCTCCTCGACGCCTGCAACGCCATCGCCGCGCGCCTCGATCGCCTCCGCAGGCGCCGCCTCCTCGCGCGCCTcgcgctccacctcctcctctcctcctcctcctcgccgtcggGGTCCGGGCGGGTGCGCGCGCGTGCGGTGCTCTCGGACCGCGGTGACCACCCAGCGGCGTCCCCATCCCCTCTGGCGCCGCTCCCTTCGCTCCCGTTCGAGCAGCCCCGCGGGCGGCTCTCGGCCGCCGCGCGCGTGCTCGCCGCCGTGGACGCCGTCTCCTCGCTCGCGGCAGCGGCCGCAGCCGCCATCCTCGTCGGAGGACCCACCGCCTTCCCCCGGGTCTCCGGCGGCGGCAACCTCCCCTGGGCGGAGCCGTTCAACGCGGTGTCCGGCCAGCTCGCGGCGCTCGAAGGCGCCGTCGACGAGGCCGTCCGGAGGCTCGCGTCGGCGCTGGACGCCGGGACCGACGACGAGGCGGCCGTGCGCGCCGCGGCGCAGGAGGTGGAGAGGCGCACCGAGGAGATCGCGCCGCGCCTGGACCGCCTGTCGGACGCCGTCGGCGGCGTGTTCCGCTCCGCGCTGGGCCTCCGCAACGCCGAGCTCGGGTGCTTCATGGTGGGACCCGCGGGGAAGCCGTGTAGTAAATAG